A stretch of Buteo buteo chromosome 9, bButBut1.hap1.1, whole genome shotgun sequence DNA encodes these proteins:
- the CXCR5 gene encoding C-X-C chemokine receptor type 5 translates to MGPVSYSSETYDLSQVELSGYYEDENTTPSLEGYFCFNPASSVVGNQRDPFRKVFMPLIYLLMFVLGTVGNALVLVILERFKRSRTTTENFLFHLTLANLALLLTFPFSVVESLAGWVFGKFLCKILSAVHKINFYCSSMLLGCIAVDRYLAIVYAIHTYRKRRARSIHLTCTAVWLCSLLLTLPDLIFMEVWTDDSNRSICYFPEVGIDGNNAWLATRFLYHTVGFFVPLLVMCYCYTAIVRALCQSQRLQRQKAVRVAILVTGVFLLCWSPYHIVIFLNTLTKLEAFTKNCLLEDQLDTAIMVTEAIGFTHCCLNPILYAFIGVKFRNDFFRILQELGCISQETLQEILEVTRKGSGIESDNTTSISTF, encoded by the exons ATGGGCCCTGTCAGCTACTCATCAGAGACCTATGACTTG AGCCAGGTGGAACTGAGCGGTTACTACGAAGACGAGAACACCACCCCTTCTTTGGAAGGCTACTTTTGCTTCAACCCAGCCTCATCTGTGGTTGGCAACCAGAGAGACCCCTTCAGAAAGGTCTTCATGCCCCTCATCTATCTGCTGATGTTCGTGTTGGGGACTGTGGGCAATGCCCTGGTCCTGGTCATTTTAGAGCGGTTCAAGCGGTCTCGCACTACCACTGAAAACTTCCTTTTCCACCTCACCCTGGCCAACCTGGCACTGTTGCTAACCTTCCCCTTCAGCGTGGTGGAGAGCTTGGCTGGATGGGTATTTGGGAAGTTCCTCTGCAagatcctcagtgctgtccACAAGATCAATTTCTACTGCAGTAGCATGCTGCTGGGGTGCATTGCGGTGGACCGCTACCTGGCCATCGTCTATGCAATCCACACCTACCGCAAACGCAGAGCTCGCTCCATCCACCTCACCTGCACAGCTGTCTGGCTCTGCTCACTGCTTTTGACCTTACCCGATCTCATCTTCATGGAAGTCTGGACAGATGACAGCAACCGCAGCATTTGCTATTTTCCAGAGGTTGGGATCGATGGCAACAACGCCTGGCTGGCAACCCGCTTCCTCTACCACACCGTGGGCTTCTTTGTGCCCCTGCTAGTCATGTGTTACTGCTACACGGCCATTGTCCGGGCTCTCTGTCAGTCCCAGCGCCTGCAGAGGCAAAAAGCTGTCCGTGTGGCCATCCTGGTCACAGGCGTCTTCCTGCTCTGCTGGAGCCCATACCACATCGTCATCTTCCTGAACACACTTACCAAGCTAGAAGCCTTCACCAAGAACTGCCTCCTAGAAGACCAGCTGGACACGGCCATCATGGTGACAGAGGCCATTGGCTTCACGCACTGCTGCCTCAACCCCATCCTCTATGCCTTCATTGGAGTCAAGTTCCGTAACGACTTCTTCCGAATCCTGCAGGAGCTCGGCTGCATAAGCCAGGAGACCCTGCAGGAGATCCTGGAGGTGACGAGGAAGGGCAGCGGGATTGAGTCTGACAACACCACCTCTATCTCCACTTTCTAG